One genomic region from Mesorhizobium terrae encodes:
- a CDS encoding GGDEF domain-containing protein: MRKAAYVISLICVLSAGTAVIALTGQTWAYFWMAAEFAIFVARIGIVTAVERKPDLDPEKAMYVLMLVAMAWAATFGIGAYLCIMSGNTTLIALASILAMGGIGTVASRNAVTPRQAVLLMCLVALPYVVAALTSPTAGMFVVSFFMPFYTAAMIAMMAQNYDITIRMIRAEYLNRQLAMTDVLTGLPNRMFLDDELDRLCAAIGRGEKASGFSLLYIDLDGFKAVNDIRGHAAGDFLLKAVTQRLARTVREGDSVCRLGGDEFVILLPRAGAVEAASLADRIIGAVARPFDIDVGELVRIGTSIGSVTAPADGDTPASLIGNADMALYAAKAAGKGTHRAHAASSV; encoded by the coding sequence ATGCGCAAGGCCGCTTACGTGATCTCGCTGATCTGCGTCCTTTCGGCGGGCACCGCCGTCATCGCGCTTACAGGGCAGACCTGGGCCTATTTCTGGATGGCGGCCGAGTTTGCCATCTTTGTCGCCCGCATCGGCATCGTCACTGCGGTCGAACGAAAGCCAGATCTCGACCCCGAAAAGGCGATGTATGTGCTCATGCTGGTTGCCATGGCATGGGCCGCCACCTTCGGTATCGGCGCCTATCTCTGCATCATGAGTGGGAACACCACCCTGATCGCGCTGGCCAGCATATTGGCGATGGGCGGTATCGGCACGGTCGCCTCGCGAAACGCGGTGACCCCGCGACAGGCGGTACTTTTGATGTGCCTGGTGGCGCTGCCCTATGTCGTCGCCGCGCTGACCTCGCCCACCGCCGGGATGTTCGTCGTCAGCTTCTTCATGCCCTTCTACACCGCCGCCATGATCGCGATGATGGCTCAGAACTACGACATCACCATACGCATGATCCGCGCCGAATACCTCAATCGCCAGCTCGCGATGACGGATGTGCTGACGGGGCTGCCCAATCGAATGTTTCTCGACGACGAGCTCGACAGGCTGTGCGCGGCGATCGGCCGAGGAGAAAAGGCGAGCGGGTTCAGTCTGCTTTACATCGACCTCGACGGCTTCAAGGCGGTCAACGATATCCGTGGCCACGCCGCCGGCGACTTCCTGTTGAAGGCCGTCACGCAGCGCCTCGCTCGCACGGTTCGGGAAGGCGACAGCGTCTGCCGGCTCGGCGGCGATGAATTCGTGATACTCCTGCCGAGAGCAGGCGCTGTGGAGGCAGCCTCCCTGGCGGATAGGATCATCGGCGCCGTTGCCCGCCCCTTCGATATCGATGTCGGCGAACTCGTGCGCATCGGCACCAGCATCGGCAGCGTCACCGCGCCCGCCGACGGCGACACCCCGGCCTCCTTGATCGGCAATGCCGACATGGCTCTTTATGCCGCCAAGGCAGCAGGCAAGGGAACCCATCGCGCGCATGCCGCAAGCAGTGTGTGA
- a CDS encoding TetR/AcrR family transcriptional regulator, with translation MVRQSEPSAPRKPRADAERNRIRLLSVAKVVFAEKGSNASLDEIARRAGVGAGTLYRHFPNRDALVAAIYRNETEQLVAAADRLVKEHAPVEALRSWLLLFVDYITTKHGMHELLQPVLSGMSDLQSASVTQMQQAISGLIERAVESGDVRRDLDPRDLMFALAGAAKFGAGSDGLQAARRLVDILIAGVRTPSKS, from the coding sequence ATGGTTCGTCAGAGCGAACCCTCCGCCCCCCGGAAGCCGAGAGCAGATGCCGAGCGCAACCGCATCCGGCTGCTTTCTGTCGCCAAGGTGGTCTTCGCGGAAAAAGGCTCGAATGCCAGCCTCGACGAGATAGCGCGCCGCGCCGGTGTCGGCGCCGGGACCCTCTACCGTCACTTCCCCAACCGCGATGCGCTGGTCGCAGCGATATACCGCAACGAGACCGAGCAACTTGTTGCGGCAGCGGACCGTCTCGTGAAGGAGCACGCGCCTGTCGAGGCACTGCGCTCATGGCTTTTGCTGTTCGTCGACTACATCACCACCAAACACGGAATGCACGAGCTGCTCCAACCTGTGCTCAGCGGAATGTCCGACCTCCAATCGGCATCCGTGACGCAGATGCAGCAAGCAATTTCAGGGCTGATTGAGCGAGCCGTTGAAAGTGGGGACGTTCGCCGAGATCTCGATCCCCGCGACCTGATGTTCGCGCTTGCGGGTGCGGCTAAATTCGGCGCGGGATCCGACGGCCTGCAGGCTGCCAGACGGCTGGTCGACATTCTGATAGCCGGTGTCCGAACGCCCTCGAAATCCTAG
- the pth gene encoding aminoacyl-tRNA hydrolase, with protein MLVFAGLGNPGAKYANNRHNVGFMAADAIARRHSFSPWSRKFQAEIAEGRIGGEKILLIKPQTFMNLSGQAVGEALHFYKLEPSAVTVFYDEIELPAGKVRVKTGGGSAGHNGIRSLDQHIGKDYRRVRIGVGHPGAKEMVHGHVLGDFSKSDQEWLDVLLQAMADSAEQIAKGDDNSFMNRVTLALRDKLQPTGPNDTPPPKPPKEPASPKAQSHIRQARPQQPAAKLPESGPMAAMLKKLFGNKD; from the coding sequence ATGCTTGTGTTTGCAGGTCTCGGCAATCCGGGCGCGAAATATGCCAACAACCGGCACAATGTCGGTTTCATGGCGGCGGACGCTATCGCCCGCCGCCATTCCTTTTCGCCCTGGTCGAGAAAATTCCAGGCCGAGATCGCCGAAGGCAGGATCGGCGGCGAGAAAATACTTCTCATCAAGCCGCAGACTTTCATGAACCTGTCCGGCCAGGCGGTTGGCGAGGCGCTGCACTTCTACAAGCTCGAACCTTCGGCCGTCACCGTCTTCTACGACGAGATCGAACTCCCGGCCGGCAAGGTGCGTGTCAAGACAGGCGGCGGTTCCGCCGGCCACAACGGCATCCGCTCGCTCGACCAGCATATCGGCAAGGATTACCGGCGCGTGCGCATCGGTGTCGGCCATCCCGGTGCCAAGGAAATGGTGCACGGCCATGTGCTGGGCGACTTTTCCAAATCCGACCAGGAATGGCTGGACGTGCTGCTCCAGGCCATGGCCGACAGCGCCGAGCAGATCGCCAAGGGCGACGACAACTCCTTCATGAACCGCGTGACGCTGGCCCTGCGCGATAAGCTGCAGCCGACCGGACCGAACGACACGCCGCCGCCAAAGCCGCCGAAAGAGCCGGCCTCGCCCAAGGCGCAGAGCCATATCCGCCAGGCCAGGCCGCAGCAGCCTGCCGCGAAGCTTCCCGAAAGCGGGCCGATGGCGGCGATGCTGAAGAAGCTGTTTGGCAACAAGGACTGA
- a CDS encoding AraC family transcriptional regulator — protein MPMSVSYREAPVEQLYKLHRERLEWLERVRDLIVALPSEYPDGYTVPDHHHNRSQLLHALAGVVLVKTQYGRWMVPPDHAMWIPAGIEHAVDMLGNVSMRSIYVAPNAVEGLPTRLRVVGVSDLMRSLIIEAVTLPTEQPPSERAALLMALLLHEIPTMPERPLGLPFPADARIATLCRRFVAEPSPHATIDDWAETVGMSRRTFTRVFHRQTGLSLSTWRQQALLFAALPRLADGEPITRVALDLGYDSVPAFTTMFKRMLGTSPRGYLRGAREVG, from the coding sequence ATGCCAATGAGCGTCTCCTACCGGGAAGCGCCGGTCGAGCAACTCTACAAGCTGCACAGGGAACGTCTGGAGTGGCTGGAGCGCGTGCGCGACCTCATCGTGGCGCTGCCGTCGGAATATCCCGACGGCTATACGGTGCCGGACCATCACCACAACCGCAGCCAGTTGCTGCATGCCCTGGCCGGCGTGGTTCTGGTGAAAACCCAATATGGGCGCTGGATGGTGCCGCCCGACCACGCCATGTGGATCCCGGCCGGCATCGAGCACGCGGTGGACATGTTGGGCAATGTCTCGATGCGGTCGATCTATGTCGCGCCCAATGCCGTCGAGGGCCTGCCGACACGGCTGCGCGTGGTGGGCGTCAGCGACCTGATGCGCAGTCTGATCATCGAGGCCGTCACCCTGCCGACTGAACAGCCTCCCAGCGAACGGGCGGCGCTTTTGATGGCGCTGCTCTTGCACGAGATCCCGACCATGCCGGAGCGGCCGCTCGGCCTGCCTTTTCCGGCCGACGCCCGCATCGCCACGCTTTGCCGTCGCTTCGTCGCCGAGCCATCGCCTCATGCGACGATCGACGACTGGGCGGAGACGGTGGGTATGAGCCGGCGTACCTTCACCCGCGTCTTCCACCGCCAGACCGGCCTGTCGCTGTCGACCTGGCGCCAGCAGGCGCTGCTGTTCGCGGCGCTGCCCAGGCTGGCCGATGGCGAGCCGATCACCCGCGTCGCGCTCGATCTCGGCTATGACAGCGTGCCGGCCTTCACCACCATGTTCAAGCGCATGCTGGGTACGTCGCCGAGAGGGTATCTGCGCGGGGCGAGGGAGGTGGGGTGA
- a CDS encoding ribose-phosphate pyrophosphokinase, whose amino-acid sequence MKLFAGNSNRVLAEGVARYLNIPLGKASVRRFADQEIFVEIQENVRGEDVFILQSTSYPTNDHLMELLIMIDAFMRSSAKRITAVLPYFGYARQDRRASGRTPISAKLVANMIARAGADRVLTLDLHAGQIQGFFDIPTDNLFAVPVMARDVKAKYKQLGNVMVVSPDVGGVVRARALAKRIDAQLAIVDKRRERPGESEVMNVIGDVRGKDCLLIDDIVDSGGTLCNAADALLANGATSVTAYITHGVLSGGAAARISGSQLQELVITDSIQPTQAVIDAHNIRVISIGDLMGEAISRTATEESVSSLFD is encoded by the coding sequence ATGAAACTCTTCGCGGGCAATTCCAACAGGGTGCTGGCCGAAGGCGTCGCCCGCTATCTCAACATTCCGTTGGGAAAAGCCAGCGTCAGGCGCTTCGCCGACCAGGAGATTTTCGTCGAGATCCAGGAAAACGTGCGCGGCGAGGATGTCTTCATCCTGCAGTCGACGTCCTATCCGACCAACGATCATCTGATGGAACTTCTCATCATGATCGACGCCTTCATGCGCTCGTCGGCCAAGCGCATCACGGCGGTGCTTCCCTATTTCGGCTATGCGCGCCAGGATCGCCGCGCCTCGGGCCGCACGCCGATCTCGGCCAAGCTGGTCGCCAACATGATCGCCCGCGCCGGCGCCGACCGCGTTTTGACGCTCGACCTGCACGCCGGCCAGATCCAGGGCTTCTTCGACATCCCAACCGACAACCTCTTCGCGGTCCCGGTCATGGCCCGCGACGTCAAGGCCAAGTACAAGCAGCTCGGCAACGTCATGGTGGTGTCGCCCGACGTCGGCGGCGTGGTTCGCGCCCGCGCGCTCGCCAAGCGCATCGACGCCCAGCTCGCCATCGTCGACAAGCGGCGCGAACGGCCGGGTGAATCGGAAGTCATGAACGTCATCGGCGACGTGCGCGGCAAGGACTGCCTGCTCATCGACGACATTGTCGATTCCGGCGGCACGCTGTGCAATGCGGCCGACGCACTGCTCGCCAATGGCGCCACCAGCGTCACCGCCTACATCACCCATGGCGTGTTGTCGGGCGGTGCGGCAGCCCGCATCTCCGGCTCGCAATTGCAGGAACTGGTGATCACCGATTCCATCCAGCCGACCCAGGCCGTCATCGATGCGCACAACATTCGCGTCATCTCGATCGGCGACCTGATGGGCGAGGCGATCTCGCGCACCGCGACGGAAGAATCGGTCTCCAGCCTTTTCGACTGA
- the ychF gene encoding redox-regulated ATPase YchF, which yields MGFKCGIVGLPNVGKSTLFNALTRTAAAQAANYPFCTIEPNTGEVAVPDQRLRKIADVAKSKEIIPTRISFVDIAGLVRGASKGEGLGNQFLANIREVDAVVHVLRCFEDDDITHVEGKIDPVADADTVETELMLADLESLERRIVQIRKRAGGKDKEASTVLPMMEEALKLLQDGKPARVLLKGIAPEDLAILKGLNLLTSHPVLYVCNVAEGDAATGNEHTRAVEKMAEAQGAGTVVISAAIEAEVAQLPDAEELEFLASMGLEEPGLDKLIRAGYDLLHLITYFTAGPKETRAWTIERGTKAPGAAGVIHTDFERGFIRAQTIAYNDFITLGGEVAAKEAGKARDEGKEYVVQDGDVMLFKFNT from the coding sequence ATGGGTTTCAAATGCGGCATCGTTGGGCTGCCCAACGTCGGCAAGTCCACGCTGTTCAACGCGCTGACGCGCACCGCGGCCGCGCAGGCGGCGAACTATCCCTTCTGCACCATCGAGCCGAATACCGGCGAAGTGGCGGTGCCGGATCAACGCCTGCGGAAGATCGCCGACGTTGCCAAGTCGAAGGAAATCATCCCGACGCGCATCTCCTTCGTCGACATCGCCGGCCTGGTGCGCGGCGCCTCGAAGGGCGAAGGACTGGGCAACCAGTTCCTCGCCAACATCCGCGAGGTCGATGCCGTCGTGCATGTGCTGCGCTGCTTCGAGGATGACGACATCACCCATGTCGAGGGCAAGATCGACCCGGTAGCCGACGCCGACACGGTCGAGACCGAACTGATGCTCGCCGACCTTGAAAGCCTGGAGCGCCGGATCGTGCAGATCCGCAAGCGCGCCGGCGGCAAGGACAAGGAAGCAAGCACCGTCCTGCCGATGATGGAAGAGGCGCTGAAGCTGCTGCAGGACGGCAAGCCGGCGCGCGTGCTGCTGAAAGGCATCGCGCCCGAGGATCTCGCTATCCTGAAGGGGCTGAACCTGCTCACCTCGCATCCGGTGCTCTATGTCTGCAACGTCGCCGAGGGCGATGCCGCGACCGGCAACGAACACACGCGCGCCGTCGAGAAGATGGCCGAAGCGCAGGGCGCCGGCACCGTGGTGATCTCCGCCGCCATCGAGGCCGAGGTGGCGCAGCTTCCCGATGCCGAGGAGCTCGAATTCCTCGCTTCCATGGGGCTGGAGGAACCTGGCCTCGATAAGCTGATCCGCGCCGGCTACGACCTCCTGCACCTGATCACCTATTTCACCGCGGGCCCGAAGGAAACCCGCGCCTGGACGATCGAGCGCGGCACCAAGGCGCCCGGCGCGGCCGGCGTCATCCACACCGACTTCGAGCGCGGCTTCATCCGTGCCCAGACCATCGCCTACAACGACTTCATCACCCTGGGTGGCGAAGTGGCGGCCAAGGAGGCCGGCAAGGCGCGTGACGAAGGCAAGGAATATGTCGTCCAGGACGGCGACGTGATGCTGTTCAAGTTCAACACCTGA
- a CDS encoding APH(3')-II family aminoglycoside O-phosphotransferase translates to MTAHASPELDLPPAIRAMIAGYAWDRDTLGHSDAGVFRLEATDRPRLFLKVEESGGHAELPAEVERLRWLAGQGVACPEVLAFETHAGRDWLLMSAMPGRDLVSAGPLSAEKAIAVMAGALRNLHALDIRSCPFDHRLEHRIADARAHLEAGLVDEEDFDDERMGRTADDVFGDVIALRPSSEDLVVTHGDACLPNFMVDGDRFSGFIDCGRLGVADRCQDLALACWSIHHNLGPQWVDPFLAHYGAPDIDSGKLAYYRLLDEFF, encoded by the coding sequence ATGACGGCGCACGCCAGCCCTGAACTTGACCTTCCACCGGCTATCCGCGCGATGATCGCGGGCTATGCCTGGGACCGAGACACGCTTGGCCATTCGGATGCCGGCGTGTTCAGGCTGGAGGCGACTGACCGGCCCCGATTGTTCCTGAAAGTCGAGGAAAGTGGGGGCCATGCCGAACTGCCCGCCGAGGTGGAGCGCCTGCGCTGGCTTGCCGGTCAGGGCGTTGCCTGTCCCGAGGTGCTGGCTTTCGAAACCCATGCCGGCCGCGACTGGCTGCTGATGAGTGCCATGCCTGGGCGGGATCTGGTTTCGGCTGGCCCGCTGTCCGCCGAAAAGGCCATCGCCGTGATGGCCGGGGCGCTGCGTAACCTGCATGCGCTGGATATCCGTTCCTGCCCCTTCGACCACCGGCTCGAACACCGCATCGCCGACGCCAGGGCGCATCTGGAGGCCGGTCTCGTCGACGAGGAGGATTTCGACGACGAGCGCATGGGGCGCACGGCGGACGATGTTTTCGGCGATGTCATCGCCTTGCGACCCTCCAGCGAAGACCTCGTCGTCACCCATGGCGACGCCTGCCTGCCGAATTTCATGGTCGACGGCGACCGTTTCTCGGGCTTCATCGACTGCGGCCGCCTCGGTGTCGCCGACCGCTGCCAGGACCTTGCGCTCGCCTGCTGGAGCATCCACCATAATCTCGGCCCGCAATGGGTCGACCCCTTCCTTGCCCACTACGGTGCGCCGGACATCGATAGCGGCAAGCTCGCCTACTACCGCCTGCTCGACGAATTTTTCTGA
- a CDS encoding MFS transporter: MILTDTAATAGRATAATTTAFTVILAVSFGHFINDIMQSLLSAIYPLLKDNYRLDFWQIGLLTFTFQVTASLLQPVVGMVTDKRPMPFSLPWGMASSLVGLIVLAYAGHYWLLLIGASLIGIGSSIFHPESSRIARLASGGKHGLAQSLFQVGGNAGQAMGPLLAAFIVVPFGQTSISWFAIGSLIGIIVLWQVGNWYIRFRKASGNRPAATHVSPFPRNRVAWALVILTVLVLSKNAYIASLSSYYTFYTIHKFGVSVQMSQVLLFAFLGASALGILLGGPFGDRYGQKAMIWFSIVGVLPFTLILPYANLEWTVILTILIGLILSSAFSNIVVFAQELVPGRVGMIAGIFFGFAFGMGGIAAAILGVVADAKGIDFVYQICSYLPLLGLLTIFLPNMKEAKGKAAKAA, encoded by the coding sequence ATGATCTTGACCGATACCGCAGCGACGGCCGGTCGCGCGACCGCAGCGACCACCACAGCCTTCACCGTCATCCTGGCAGTGAGCTTTGGCCATTTCATCAACGACATCATGCAGTCGCTGCTTTCGGCCATTTATCCGCTTCTTAAGGACAATTATCGCCTCGATTTCTGGCAGATCGGCCTTTTGACCTTCACCTTCCAGGTCACCGCCTCGCTGTTGCAGCCGGTGGTCGGCATGGTCACCGACAAGCGGCCGATGCCCTTTTCCCTGCCCTGGGGCATGGCCTCGTCGCTGGTCGGGCTGATCGTGCTCGCCTATGCCGGCCATTATTGGCTGCTTCTGATCGGCGCCTCGCTGATCGGCATCGGCTCGTCGATCTTTCACCCGGAATCGTCGCGCATCGCCAGGCTGGCGTCTGGCGGCAAGCACGGCCTTGCCCAGTCGCTGTTCCAGGTCGGCGGCAATGCCGGCCAGGCGATGGGCCCGCTGCTGGCGGCCTTCATCGTCGTGCCCTTCGGCCAGACCAGCATCTCCTGGTTCGCCATCGGCTCGCTGATCGGCATCATCGTGCTTTGGCAGGTCGGCAACTGGTACATCCGGTTCCGCAAGGCGAGCGGCAATCGCCCGGCAGCCACCCATGTGTCGCCCTTCCCGCGCAACCGCGTCGCCTGGGCGCTGGTCATCCTCACCGTGCTGGTGCTGTCGAAGAACGCCTATATCGCCAGCCTGTCGAGCTACTACACCTTCTACACCATCCATAAGTTCGGCGTTTCGGTGCAGATGTCCCAGGTGCTTCTGTTCGCCTTCCTCGGCGCCTCCGCGCTCGGCATCCTGCTCGGCGGGCCATTCGGCGACCGCTACGGCCAGAAGGCGATGATCTGGTTCTCCATCGTCGGCGTCTTGCCGTTCACGCTGATCCTGCCTTATGCCAATCTGGAATGGACGGTGATCCTCACCATCCTGATCGGTCTCATCCTGTCCTCGGCCTTCTCCAACATCGTGGTGTTCGCGCAGGAATTGGTGCCGGGCCGCGTCGGCATGATCGCCGGCATCTTCTTCGGCTTCGCCTTCGGCATGGGCGGCATCGCCGCTGCTATCCTCGGCGTGGTCGCGGATGCCAAGGGCATCGACTTCGTCTACCAGATCTGCTCGTACCTGCCCTTGCTCGGCCTGCTCACCATCTTCCTGCCCAACATGAAGGAAGCCAAGGGCAAGGCCGCCAAGGCGGCATAG
- a CDS encoding M24 family metallopeptidase: protein MALHFERSEFDARRDRLMIEMAEKKLDAVLLFAQESMYWLTGYDTFGFCFFQCLVVKADGSMVLLTRSADLRQARHTSTIEDIVVWTDRADANPAIDLRNLLNNLDLLGARIGVEYDTHGLTAYNGRRLDEQLQTFGQIADASGVVGRLRLFKSPAEIAKAEKAAALADDALDAALPLIKQGGDEAQILAAMQGAVFSGGGDYPANEFIIGSGPDALLCRYKAGRRKLTKNDQLTLEWAGVFHHYHAPMMRTILTGKVSKRHQELFDASRAALLAVEKAMTPGNSFGDVFDAHARTLEAHGLTRHRLNACGYSVGARFTPSWMDMPLFYQGNPEPIAPNMTLFAHMIIMDSETETAMTLGRTYLTTESQPKPLSRHDLDLIVR, encoded by the coding sequence ATGGCGCTGCATTTCGAACGCTCCGAATTCGACGCGCGCCGCGACCGGCTGATGATCGAGATGGCCGAGAAGAAGCTCGACGCCGTGCTCCTGTTCGCGCAGGAGAGCATGTACTGGCTGACCGGCTATGACACGTTCGGCTTCTGCTTTTTCCAGTGCCTAGTAGTGAAGGCGGACGGCTCGATGGTGCTTCTGACCCGCTCCGCCGACCTCAGGCAGGCGCGGCACACCTCCACCATCGAGGACATCGTGGTGTGGACCGATCGCGCCGACGCCAACCCGGCGATCGACCTGCGCAACCTTCTCAACAATCTGGACCTGCTCGGCGCCCGCATCGGCGTCGAATACGACACGCATGGCCTGACCGCTTACAACGGCCGCCGCCTCGACGAGCAGTTGCAGACCTTTGGCCAGATCGCCGACGCTTCCGGCGTTGTCGGGCGGCTGCGCCTGTTCAAGAGCCCGGCCGAGATCGCCAAAGCCGAAAAGGCGGCCGCCCTGGCCGACGACGCGCTGGATGCGGCGCTGCCGCTGATCAAGCAGGGTGGCGACGAGGCGCAGATCCTGGCCGCCATGCAGGGCGCAGTGTTTTCAGGTGGCGGCGACTACCCCGCCAACGAATTCATCATCGGTTCCGGGCCGGACGCGCTGCTGTGCCGCTACAAGGCCGGGCGCCGCAAGCTCACGAAGAACGACCAGCTCACGCTCGAATGGGCCGGCGTGTTCCATCATTATCACGCGCCGATGATGCGCACGATCCTGACTGGCAAGGTCTCCAAGCGCCATCAAGAATTGTTCGACGCGTCGCGCGCCGCGCTCCTCGCCGTCGAAAAGGCGATGACACCCGGCAACAGTTTCGGCGACGTCTTCGACGCGCATGCCCGCACGCTGGAAGCGCACGGCCTGACGCGGCACAGGCTCAACGCCTGCGGCTATTCGGTCGGAGCTCGCTTCACGCCGTCCTGGATGGATATGCCCTTGTTCTACCAGGGCAATCCCGAACCGATCGCGCCAAATATGACGCTATTCGCGCACATGATCATCATGGATTCGGAAACCGAGACCGCGATGACGCTGGGCCGGACCTACCTCACCACCGAATCCCAGCCGAAGCCGCTTTCGCGCCATGATCTCGACTTGATCGTGCGGTGA
- a CDS encoding sulfite exporter TauE/SafE family protein, with translation MLHSLLAGTSTQAILAIVLIALIAGLARGFSGFGAALIFVPMASAVIGPKVAAPLLLVVDGVMTVGFVPGAWRLADKTNVFVMALGALVGVPLGTYALAHLDPLVIRWSIIAIVVLLLLLLMSGWRYHGRPRAPLTVAVGAISGVFSGAAQVGGPPVVAYWLGGAFAGNTVRANIILYFAISSAITAVSYLWGGLITAPIAALAVIAAPAYGLGLWLGAHMFGIASEQTFRRLCFGLIALSALISLPLLDGLLR, from the coding sequence ATGCTCCACTCCCTTTTGGCCGGCACCTCAACCCAGGCCATCCTCGCTATCGTTCTCATCGCCCTGATCGCCGGTCTGGCGCGCGGCTTTTCGGGCTTTGGCGCGGCGCTGATCTTTGTCCCGATGGCCAGCGCGGTGATCGGCCCCAAGGTGGCGGCGCCGCTGCTTCTGGTGGTGGATGGGGTGATGACGGTGGGGTTCGTTCCCGGCGCGTGGCGGCTGGCGGACAAAACCAATGTCTTCGTCATGGCGCTGGGCGCGCTCGTCGGCGTGCCGCTCGGCACCTATGCACTGGCGCATCTCGACCCGCTCGTCATCCGCTGGTCGATCATCGCCATCGTTGTGTTGCTTCTTCTCCTTTTGATGTCGGGCTGGCGTTACCATGGTCGTCCGAGAGCTCCGCTCACCGTGGCGGTCGGGGCGATCTCCGGCGTCTTCTCGGGCGCGGCGCAGGTCGGCGGCCCGCCGGTCGTGGCCTACTGGCTGGGCGGCGCTTTTGCGGGCAATACGGTTCGGGCCAACATCATTCTCTATTTTGCGATTTCCTCGGCGATCACCGCGGTCAGCTATCTCTGGGGCGGCCTCATCACAGCGCCGATCGCCGCGCTCGCTGTCATTGCGGCGCCTGCCTACGGGCTGGGGCTGTGGCTCGGCGCGCATATGTTCGGCATAGCCAGCGAACAGACCTTCCGCCGGCTGTGCTTCGGGCTGATCGCACTTTCGGCGCTGATCAGCCTGCCGCTGCTGGACGGCCTGCTGCGTTAG
- a CDS encoding 50S ribosomal protein L25/general stress protein Ctc, with translation MSHDTYELKAEAREQVGKGSAREVRRNGKVPAVIYGDKQPPLAIALSYKDIFYKIHGGGFLTTVATIDVDGKKIQVLPKDYQLDPVKDFPMHVDFLRIGKDTEVNVDVPVHFINEEKSPGIKRGGVLNIVRHEVEFHCPANAIPEFITVDLSGADIGDSIHISSVKLPKGVKPVISDRDFTIATIAGSAAMKPETEEAEAAAPVAEAAAEEK, from the coding sequence ATGAGCCACGACACTTACGAGCTCAAGGCCGAGGCGCGCGAACAGGTCGGTAAGGGGTCCGCCCGTGAAGTTCGCCGCAACGGTAAAGTGCCTGCAGTTATTTACGGCGACAAGCAGCCTCCCCTGGCGATCGCCCTGTCCTACAAGGACATCTTCTACAAGATCCATGGCGGTGGTTTCCTGACCACGGTCGCCACGATCGATGTCGACGGCAAGAAGATCCAGGTCCTGCCGAAGGACTATCAGCTTGATCCGGTCAAGGACTTCCCGATGCATGTCGACTTCCTGCGCATCGGCAAGGACACCGAGGTCAATGTCGACGTTCCGGTGCACTTCATCAACGAAGAAAAGTCGCCCGGCATCAAGCGCGGCGGTGTCTTGAACATCGTGCGCCACGAAGTCGAGTTCCACTGCCCGGCCAATGCGATCCCGGAATTCATCACCGTGGATCTCTCCGGTGCAGACATCGGCGATTCCATCCACATCTCGTCGGTCAAGCTGCCGAAGGGCGTGAAGCCGGTCATTTCCGACCGCGACTTCACCATCGCCACCATCGCCGGTTCGGCCGCGATGAAGCCGGAGACCGAGGAAGCGGAAGCCGCTGCCCCGGTCGCTGAGGCCGCAGCCGAAGAGAAGTAA